A stretch of the Zeugodacus cucurbitae isolate PBARC_wt_2022May chromosome 6, idZeuCucr1.2, whole genome shotgun sequence genome encodes the following:
- the LOC105213488 gene encoding gustatory receptor 10a gives MSFWERHKHNIYKYGHIYATLYGLMVINYIPQRPTNTFTHRLAVIYGHALSVCLIVVLPIYFARNISALTDARDQRGHLLLLVNFANTLLKYITVVVTYVANFAHYAAIRAVTRVRQQLEDDFDRSLRAMPAYDDERPRQQFEAMLLFKFGLINAMMAVQVANILYQHFNGAHPVRVHIAVYTFVLWNYTENMADYFYFINSSALKFYQQLNQQLRQVLRENKLLHYFRLRGQRRGTIPHLCGLLCDRLDTLAQRYQQINRLYQDSLTMHQFQILGLVFITLISNLTNSFILFNLFVKHSEARASPAIVLNALHAIIFYVDTYIVALVSENISLELRNINQTMRQFNQLAALDARLQQTLEGFALYVMNNRVEVRICGLFVLDRSLTYLTAAAALSYFITLVQFDLNLT, from the exons ATGAGTTTCTGGGAGCGGCACAAGCACAACATCTACAAGTACGGTCATATTTATGCCACACTTTACGGCCTCATGGTAATCAATTACATACCACAGCGTCCAACCAACACCTTCACGCATCGACTTGCCGTTATTTATGGCCACGCGCTGAGCGTTTGCCTCATCGTTGTGCTGCCCATTTATTTTGCACGAAACATTTCCGCACTGACTGACGCGCGCGACCAGCGTGGACATCTGTTGCTGCTCGTGAACTTCGCGAACACACTGCTCAAATACATAACCGTTGTGGTAACTTATGTCGCCAATTTCGCACATTACGCGGCTATACGCGCCGTCACCAGAGTACGCCAGCAGTTGGAGGATGACTTCGACCGCAGCCTACGCGCAATGCCGGCTTACGACGACGAACGACCGCGACAACAATTCGAAGCAATGCTGCTCTTTAAGTTCGGCCTTATCAACGCCATGATGGCCGTGCAGGTGGCGAACATACTGTACCAGCATTTTAACGGAGCACATCCGGTGCGCGTACACATCGCCGTGTACACTTTTGTGCTGTGGAACTATACTGAAAATATGGCCGACTACTTCTACTTTATCAACAGCAGCGCTTTGAAATTCTACCAACAACTCAACCAACAGCTGCGACAAGTGCTGCGCGAGAACAAACTGTTGCATTACTTTCGGCTGCGCGGTCAACGGCGCGGCACGATTCCGCACTTGTGCGGCTTACTATGCGACCGCCTGGATACGCTGGCCCAGCGCTACCAGCAAATAAATCGACTCTACCAAGACAGCTTGACAATGCATCAATTCCAGATACTCGGTCTTGTCTTCATTACGCTCATCAGCAACCTCACCAACTCGTTCATTCTCTTCAATCTGTTCGTGAAGCATTCAGAGGCGCGGGCGTCGCCGGCCATTGTGCTGAACGCGCTGCATGCCATCATCTTCTACGTGGACACCTACATCGTGGCGCTGGTAAGTGAGAACATCAGTCTGGAATTGCGGAACATTAATCAAACCATGCGTCAGTTCAATCAATTGGCCGCGCTAGATGCGCGTCTACAGCAGACG CTGGAAGGCTTCGCGCTCTACGTGATGAATAACCGAGTTGAGGTTCGCATCTGCGGTCTCTTTGTGCTGGACAGGAGCTTGACTTATCTGACGGCAGCCGCTGCTTTGTCATACTTCATAACACTGGTGCAATTCGATTTGAACTTGACGTAA
- the LOC114804153 gene encoding putative gustatory receptor 36c, protein MSFNAVATRRWQLYTYYYALLIGLTAFRIDFVQRRIYRWPRMQIYACTLNALVVITLPLSYPISFEYLEYLNDNRLMKIVNAVNTTQLFSITVLAIVFRWKREHTITEILTRMLELEREYFQKCVPAAVKRYCEQIYSKRLLWIKYFSVITQTLSTAFNLFTLVPELKFIWLLYAVHMICVISVILHMILHYFLAMWYLWQRFCWLNVQLLRIFNTLEQLTHERYGLTLRRRMRRRLARELMDVARVHRQLTGFAERLTDCYRLQIVAVLLSKIINNISIGYLCFKYRSNSYLKSLGAFTQTFSCLALVMTLSDSFFLDILCERVVIAALETAEVLKRFHELLIVDDRLEYACDLLAQHLRQCKLRISIFGVIDVNKRLSFLVFGGFLKNVLLLLQWDLAKQFE, encoded by the exons ATGTCGTTTAACGCGGTCGCTACGCGCCGTTGGCAACTTTACACTTACTACTATGCTCTACTCATCGGGCTAACCGCGTTTCGCATCGATTTCGTTCAGCGCCGCATTTACCGTTGGCCGCGCATGCAAATCTACGCCTGCACTTTAAACGCGCTGGTCGTCATCACTTTGCCACTGTCGTACCCCATCTCGTTCGAGTACTTGGAATACCTCAACGACAATCGCTTGATGAAAATTGTAAACGCCGTCAATACAACGCAGCTATTCTCGATAACTGTGCTGGCCATCGTTTTCCGCTGGAAGCGCGAGCACACCATCACCGAGATTCTAACGCGGATGCTCGAGTTGGAGCGCGAGTACTTCCAAAAATGTGTGCCAGCCGCCGTAAAGCGATATTGCGAGCAAATATACAGCAAGCGATTGCTTTGGATAAAATATTTCAGCGTCATCACTCAAACGCTTTCCACTGCATTTAACCTGTTTACTTTAGTGCCGGAACTTAAGTTCATCTGGCTCCTCTATGCCGTACATATGATTTGTGTAATCAGCGTGATATTGCACATGATTCTGCATTACTTCCTCGCTATGTGGTATTTATGGCAGCGCTTTTGCTGGCTGAATGTCCAGCTGCTACGAATTTTCAACACCCTTGAACAGTTGACCCATGAGCGCTATGGACTCACTCTGCGGCGTCGCATGAGGCGCCGTTTGGCGCGGGAGTTAATGGATGTGGCGCGCGTGCACCGGCAGCTCACCGGATTCGCTGAGCGTCTCACGGACTGCTACCGACTGCAGATAGTCGCGGTTCTGTTAAGCAAAATAATCAACAATATCTCGATCGGTTATCTGTGCTTTAAATACAGAAGCAACTCTTATTTAAAAAGTCTCGGTGCGTTCACTCAAACCTTCAGCTGTTTGGCGCTTGTGATGACGCTGTCAGACTCATTTTTCTTGGACATACTCTGCGAGCGTGTGGTTATTGCAGCCCTCGAAACGGCGGAGGTGTTAAAGCGATTTCATGAGCTGCTTATAGTGGACGATAGACTGGAGTATGCG TGTGACTTGCTTGCCCAACATTTGCGCCAGTGCAAGCTAAGAATTAGTATATTTGGCGTTATCGATGTGAATAAGCGACTTTCCTTCCTAGTCTTCGGAGGTTTCTTGAAGAATGTGTTACTTTTACTGCAATGGGATCTGGCAAAGCAGTTCGAATAG